From one Pontibacillus sp. HMF3514 genomic stretch:
- the rplQ gene encoding 50S ribosomal protein L17 yields MARKLGRTTDVRMALLRNLATDLIIHERIETTEAKAKELRSVVEKMITLGKRGDLHARRQAESFLYKAQADEDSEETALQKLFSDIATRYEDRQGGYTRILKVGPRKGDGAKTAIIELV; encoded by the coding sequence ATGGCTAGAAAGTTAGGTCGTACAACTGACGTACGTATGGCATTACTACGTAATTTAGCAACAGACCTTATTATTCATGAGCGTATTGAAACAACTGAAGCAAAAGCAAAAGAGCTTCGTTCTGTTGTTGAAAAAATGATTACACTTGGTAAGCGCGGAGATCTTCACGCTCGTCGCCAAGCTGAATCATTCCTATACAAAGCGCAAGCAGATGAAGATAGCGAAGAAACCGCTCTTCAAAAGCTATTCTCAGACATCGCTACGCGTTATGAAGACCGTCAAGGTGGTTACACTCGTATCCTTAAAGTTGGTCCTCGTAAAGGTG
- a CDS encoding DNA-directed RNA polymerase subunit alpha → MIEIEKPKIETVEISDDATFGKLVVEPLERGYGTTLGNSLRRILLSSLPGAAVTSVQMDGALHEFSTIDGVVEDVTTIILNLKKLALKIYSEESKTLEVDVQGEGTVTAADITHDSDVEILNPEIHIATLQSNATLRMKITAEKGRGYRPAEANKHDEQPIGVIPVDSIFTPISRVTYQVENTRVGQVTNFDKLTLDVWTDGSIRPEEAVSLGAKIYMEHLNIFVGLTDEAQNAEIMVEKEEDQKEKVLEMTIEELDLSVRSYNCLKRAGINTVQELAQKSEEDMMKVRNLGRKSFEEVKHKLNDLGLGLRKDD, encoded by the coding sequence ATGATCGAAATTGAAAAGCCAAAAATTGAAACGGTTGAGATCAGCGATGATGCAACATTTGGAAAGTTGGTCGTCGAACCGCTTGAACGTGGGTATGGTACAACACTTGGGAACTCCTTGCGTCGTATCCTACTATCCTCACTTCCTGGCGCTGCTGTAACTTCCGTGCAAATGGATGGAGCTCTACACGAATTCTCCACGATCGATGGCGTGGTGGAAGATGTAACAACCATCATTTTGAATTTAAAGAAGTTAGCTCTGAAGATTTATTCCGAAGAGTCTAAAACTCTAGAAGTTGATGTACAGGGAGAAGGAACTGTTACGGCTGCAGATATTACGCATGACAGTGATGTCGAGATTTTAAACCCTGAGATCCACATTGCGACGTTACAATCGAATGCTACTCTACGTATGAAAATTACGGCAGAGAAAGGTCGAGGATATCGTCCAGCAGAAGCAAACAAACACGATGAACAACCAATTGGCGTCATCCCAGTTGACTCCATCTTCACACCAATTTCACGTGTAACCTACCAAGTGGAGAACACTCGCGTAGGCCAGGTGACAAATTTTGATAAGCTAACGTTAGACGTATGGACTGACGGAAGCATTCGACCAGAAGAAGCCGTTTCATTAGGTGCTAAAATCTATATGGAACACTTAAACATTTTCGTTGGACTTACTGATGAAGCACAAAATGCTGAAATCATGGTTGAGAAAGAAGAAGACCAAAAAGAAAAAGTCCTAGAAATGACGATCGAAGAACTTGACCTATCTGTTCGTTCTTACAACTGCCTCAAGCGTGCTGGTATCAACACGGTTCAAGAACTTGCTCAGAAGTCTGAAGAAGACATGATGAAAGTTCGTAACCTTGGCCGCAAATCCTTTGAGGAAGTTAAGCACAAGCTCAACGATCTTGGCTTAGGCTTACGTAAAGACGACTAA